A genomic segment from Daphnia carinata strain CSIRO-1 chromosome 1, CSIRO_AGI_Dcar_HiC_V3, whole genome shotgun sequence encodes:
- the LOC130691672 gene encoding LOW QUALITY PROTEIN: U7 snRNA-associated Sm-like protein LSm10 (The sequence of the model RefSeq protein was modified relative to this genomic sequence to represent the inferred CDS: substituted 1 base at 1 genomic stop codon) gives MTSLSTARDRYNAANSLLCLLQALEGRVTVIELQNEMAVKGLISQVDGFMNVSVHDATVQGNDDKHYQFEEFFVKARNIRYVQIPDDIDITEAIKNQLXGKPKPNKTNMSDTTKAKLARKRQKETLKFIQQQQQTEAKESEPQPPGTSQDTS, from the exons atgacgTCATTGTCTACTGCTCGAGACCGATATAATGCCGCAAATTCACTGCTGTGCCTTCTACAAGCATTGGAAGGACGGGTAACCGTAATTGAATTGCAGAATGAAATGGCCGTCAAGGGCCTCATCTCTCAGGTTGATGG ATTCATGAATGTATCTGTACATGATGCAACAGTACAAGGAAATGATGACAAGCACTACCAATTTGAAGAGTTCTTTGTCAAGGCCAGAAACATCAGATATGTTCAAATCCCAGATGAT attGATATCACAGAGGCCATCAAGAATCAACTTTAAGGCAAACCCAAACCTAATAAGACAAATATGAGTGAcacaacaaaagcaaaactggctaggaaaagacaaaaagaaacactgAAGTTCattcagcaacagcaacaaactgaagcaaaagaaagtgaacCCCAGCCTCCTGGGACATCACAAGACACAAGCTAA